The Couchioplanes caeruleus nucleotide sequence CCGCGGCCCCAGGGGCGGTGTGCGCAGGCCGAACCGGGTCGTCGGCCGCTCCTCGCCGATCGAGGTGTCGCCCGCGGTCTTGGGCAAGCTGGACGAGGTTGTCGGCCGCGGTCTTAGGCAGGCCGGGCGAGGTTGTCGGCCGCGGTCTTAGGCAAGCCGGGCGACGTGGAGCTGGAGGACTCGGACTCGGGCCGGCGGGTGCGGTTGGGGTGGTGCTCTCCCCCGCCGAGCCGGCCCAGGTGTCGGGGCTGGCGGCGACGGAGCGGGACGCCGCCCGCTGAGCGGCTTCGGGTGGGGGCAGGGCAGGATCTCGGTCATGGCGGAGACCGTAGAGGCTGGGTCCGACACTTTCGTACGGTGGATCACCGCGTTCCTGGATTCTCCGTCGCGGGCGGCGGAGGGGTTCTGGCAGGCCGTGACGGGTTCGACGATGTCGGCGCGGCGGGGGCCGGGTGAGGCGTTCGCCACGTTGGTGCCGTCCGGCGGGGACGCGTACCTGAGGGTGCAGGTGGTCGGGGACGGCCCGGCGCGGGCCCACCTGGATCTGCATGTCGAGGATGTTCCGGCGCAGGCGCGCCGGGTGGTGGGGCTGGGCGCGGCTGTGGTGCTGGATGAGGGGGATCTGGTGGTGCTGCGCTCCCCTGCCGGCCTGGCGTTCTGTCTGGTGCGCTGGCAGGGCGAGCGGCTGCGGCCGGCGCCGGTGGGGGCTCTGGGGGCGCGCAGTCTGGTGGATCAGCTGTGTGTGGACGTTCCGGCCGCGTCGTTCGACGCGGAGGCCGATTTCTGGGCTTCGGTGACGGGTTGGGCCCGGCGGCGGGGGTCGCGCCCGGAGTTCGATTTTCTGGTACGTCCGAACGGCATGCCGTTGCGTCTGCTGCTGCAGCGGGTCGGCTCCCCGGCTGCCGGCATGCACG carries:
- a CDS encoding VOC family protein; translation: MAETVEAGSDTFVRWITAFLDSPSRAAEGFWQAVTGSTMSARRGPGEAFATLVPSGGDAYLRVQVVGDGPARAHLDLHVEDVPAQARRVVGLGAAVVLDEGDLVVLRSPAGLAFCLVRWQGERLRPAPVGALGARSLVDQLCVDVPAASFDAEADFWASVTGWARRRGSRPEFDFLVRPNGMPLRLLLQRVGSPAAGMHVDVACEDREALVARHVDLGASVVRVEAAWTTLRDPAGRVYCLTDRDPVTGRLG